Genomic DNA from Oreochromis aureus strain Israel breed Guangdong linkage group 13, ZZ_aureus, whole genome shotgun sequence:
ATTAACCCTGTCATATTTCCAGCCCCACCCCCTCGTTTTCCTTAATACTGACGCGCAGACACTGACGAATAGAatttaaatacaataaatacaaaacataaataaacgaCAAACAAAGTACTGAAAATCTTTGTACAAGatataaatagtttgaaatataCTTATAGCGTTACCTTTGGCAAGTCTAGTTTACAGTTGGACGACCGGCGGTAACAAAAGTTTCTCCCTTTTCCAGTAAAGATGAAGCCGAGCTGTGCGTCGCACTCCGTGTGGCCAGAAGTCTCGCTTCATTTATGGATTCATACACACATTTCTGATATTTACCACTTTTTATTTGCCCTTAACGTGACGTCTGTGCGTCCTCGTCCCGGTGCAGTCCACGGAGCGagggtgtgtgggtgtgtgtgcgtgggggGGTCAGTTTAGGAACGCGTTAGGGGTCACCCTCTTTTGGTGGGACAGCACCCCGGGGAACCCCGCGGACACGCCGGGGGAGAAGGCCGGTAGCGAGCTGTTTCTGAGCGAGTCCGAGAGCAGCGCCTGCGGGGAGCCGCCGAAGCCCGGCGCGCCCTGCGGGAGATGGGGAGGCGGCGGAGGTGCCGCGGGCGGCGGGCCGCCTCCTCCACCCGGCGGGGCCGCCGCCGCCGAGTGCTGGCTCCCCGACACGAAGTACCCGGGCTGACCAGACAGCAGCCCGACCGGCGACGAGCTCATCCCGTAACTGTTCGTCAGGCCCAGCGGCAGCGAGCGGCCCAGCTCCCCGTTACTCAGCTGCTCCACGGCGGGCAGCAACGAGCCGTAGCCAGCCGCCTGGTTCAGGAAGCCGGCGGACGAGCCGTTGTAGTGcgggtgatggtggtggtggtggtgcaggGACAGGAACGGGGACAGCTGCCAGTACAGCGGGTTGCTGCTCCGCTCGTTGATGCCCAGCCCGAGAGGAGCGAAGCGCAAACCGCGCTTCATCGCCAGCTTGCCCCGAGAGGTGGCGGAGCGCCGGCGGAGCTTCCCGGTGGTCCCGCCGATGAACACGTCGTCGCTGCTCGGGTCCAGCATCCAGTAGTTGCCCTTGCCCGGGTCGTCGTAGTGCCGGGGCACCTTAACGAAGCACTTATTGAGGCTGAGGTTGTGCCGGATGGAGTTCTGCCAGCCCTGCTTGTGCTCCCGGTAGTACGGGAAGTTCTTCATGATGAACTCGTAGATGCCGTTGAGCGTGAGCCGCTTCTCGGGGCTCTGCCGGATGGCCATCATGATCAGCGCGTTGTAGCTGAACGGAGGCTTGTCGTACTTCCCGTTTTTGGCGCCGTTGCCGCCGCCGGTGTTCTGCTCCGGTGTCGCCTTGCCACCGTCCCCTCCTCCGCCTCCCCCtccgtcctcctcctcttcccccGGCTCCTCCTTGCCCGGTTTCTCCGGCTCTAGGAGCGTGGAGGCCGCGGAGTCCACCTCCGGGGGGTCCAGAGACTTCTCGCAGTCGGAGCCCGGGGAGGGACACGGGGCTCCGTGGATCGCGACCATCGCGGAGTCCGCACGCTCGCACTTGGAGGGCAGCAGGAGGCTCTTGATGCTGAAGGAGGAGGACCGGTGCACGGTCGGCGGGTCTTTTACATCCTCCATGCCCGGTGGCGGCTCTCCCGACAAAACcaggaataaataataaaaaaaaatgaacaacaacaacaactccgAGGTCCTCCACCTCCGTGATccgagagagagacagagaggagagagaaaggaggctCAGGATGAGAGACGCatggatggagagagagagagagagagggagggagggagagcgtGGCGTGGATGTGGAGAAATTAGTAATTAAGGAGGTTCCGACGACATCACGGAGAGGAGGAGCTTCTCCAACTTGGTGATTTTGTCAACAAAtcctcttttctcctcctctcgcTCTCCGCGCGCCTCCGTCTCCAAACCTCCGACCTTTCCTGTCTCGAGCCTCACAAACCTGTCACTTCATCTGCTCCGCTTTAATCTCTCTCTCCATCGTTCCATATTTACGCGCGCGCACACATCTCCCTCAACCACGTGTGTGTGCGCCAAGCCCGTGCGTAAAAGCGCACGTCCGCTTTTAGGTGTGCGCGTGCGTAAAAGCGCACGGGCAGTCGGGGCTTTGTTTTCTCGGCGACAATAATAGTTTGAATTCATGTCGGCAAACATGGCGCGTGCACGCACAGTGTGTGTTCGcgagcgtgcgtgtgtgtgtttggggatggagaggaggaggagggcaccGAGAGAAACGCCATTGTCTACTAATAAAAATCATCGTGTcggcagtaacacacacacacacacacacacacagcagaggcGGCGGGTCTCACGCTGGAGCCAGAGCGCCTCCTGTCGGCAGCAGGCAGGACTGATCCATGTGAACAGTTGGTTCCGGTGTCAGTTTGTGTGCCGCAGACAGAGCAGTTTGAGCGACCATCAGAGGGGGGATTTAAAAAGAACCCACTGAATTTACCTTCTCAGTTCACAGGTCATTACATGCAAAACCACTTTATTCAAACAAGCTGTCAACATGTAAAAATAATCTAAACTTTCAGATATTTTCACTCCTGTGAAGCATTTTTAACAACAACGATCGGTTCTCCATGTAATTTTATAAACTACGTCCCTGTTATATTTGCAATTTCCTAAAGCACAAACTCTTTTCACACAGAGGGTTGTTCTTTTTTAGggtttttaaaataacatttctaTAGTAGACAGTAGAAAAAATTAATTGTTTATCTAGTACTTTATTACTTTGGTGAAGTATGTGTGGATGTGGGGGAAAAATTTGTCAGCAAGAAAACTCATAAAACTACAGTTAAACATCCAAAAGCTTATGCTCAccttcatattttccaaagtggtccgattggagtctttgcccggctgattctggcccctgggccttatgttttgCACCCTAAAGAGTCCACTGGGTCAGACTGGAACCTTTGGCATGTTTGTTGAAGCCTGCCTGCATCGGTGGTGTCTAACATGCGGCTCTGGAGCCAGAATCCGGCCCAgttgatgatttttttaagtgtttttgttgtttgagtCCAGCTTTagttttggggtgtttttattctttagtcATCGAAGTTTTTGCTCTCTGAGTTTTTGGTGGCCGCCAGTTCCTCCTGTTATTTTTATGACTTCTCGTGTTTTTTGTCCCTTGCAGTGAGCAGTCATCGCGCTGTTTTAATGGTATGACTGCAGACCAGCAGAGCGTGCGGTGACAGtaaatcttatcttatctcttcTTTGTCCTCTCGCTTTATTTTGATCATGCTTTTGTCTGTGTCTCTCGTGATTCTACTTCCTGTCTTTcgtttcaccttttgtttttctggtcCACATTCCAGCCTCTCTCAGCAGACTTAATCCGTCAGTCCAGCTCCAGAACTTGTAGTGAATTTGCCTCCCTCAGTTGAAGGAGCTAATCTCAATTTGAAAGAGCTGCAGGCAGTTCAAAACCCCCAGACTGCTGCAGTGGCTGAACCTGATCTTTACTATGCTCATTATCTCATATGTACATTTGTGGACTTATTCTGCGTGTTTGTATGTTATTACTCTTTGTAACTGCTCCTGATTGAACTGTTATAAGAGATTTTTAGTCTGTGTCGACTCTCAGCCACCAGGATCGTGAGAAAAGGCCGCTGGACGACTTCTTTTGTTCCCGAGGATGTTTGCCTCTCATCTAGAAgttttcttcagttctaaaacgtCCTGAGTCTTTAACTCCTGTGTGAGGTGGTCCAAGGGTCTTTGAATTAACATTAATCATGTGAGTCGTCACATGAGCCAAAGTGTGAAACAAGGTTTTTAATCTGAGGGGTTGGATCATTTTGTTAGCGTCTGTGGCAGCTTTATTACACAGGAGAGATTTAAAGATCAAAAACAGTTATTTGAATCATAAAATATTAATCAGTTACAGAAACTCTACATGTGAAGGTTTTTGTGCCTTTCTCTGTGATCTGTGAGGTTTAACGCCAGCAGGCTCAATGAATGTGGACAAACTGTTAAAGCTTTTTGGCTTTTTAATCTTGGCTCAGGTTACATCTTCATAACTTCCATCTTTACActtaaagaaagacaaaattgtgcttttttttttttaatagacagATTAAATTCTAGATTTAGTGGTACTGACACATTTGAGGTGTGTTGGGTTCAAAGTCGCTCATGAACTAAACTGAGTTGGACAATCCTGCTTCAAACCCTAAACACAAAAActaaacttttgcacagcacgAGGCCCCGTGGCACGTGGACGCCTGCAGGAAACCTGAATATGTGATCAGGAATAGTTCTGTGCTCAGAACAGATGGAATACATAAAAAGTGACGGCACAagaattttgtgttttaaataaatgtaaatataaacttttgcaacaaacacagaaacactgaaagtaCATTAAAACGGAACTTCAGCAAAGCTACACTCCTGCTTTCATCCAAACGTAGCTATTCCGCAGACCGTATTTTGGGTGGGGGCGGGGTCGGGGCTTGTGGCACCCCACGGTCACCTCTGGAAACACCCCTGTGTTGAATACAATCCACAGGTTCCACATCATTAAGATGAAATTTAAACACatgaaaaactttattttcaaataaaGTCACATTAACAGCAGACAAAGTCATTttggacacacacagagacacacacagacacacacacacacacacacacacacacacacacacacacacacacacagacacacacacacacacacagacacacacacagacacacacacacacacagattcactGCTGACAGATCACAAcaccacacctacagccaaagGTCAGGGTGGAGTCGAGAGGAGGCAACAAaccaaagaagaagaggcgAGTTTTGGTATAGATGATATTTTTGCATGTTTCTGAGCATGCCCAGATCTgttgcagtgtttgtttttttctttttcctgttcaGGAATTGTTAAAAACCTCTCGGCGATGGAGGGATCAGGAATCAGAGAACAGCATTAAATCCAAACTCTGGACAGTAAAAATGTCCACAGGAAGTGTGGGTGTTGTCTCTGTGTGGAGCCTCCTGTTGGCCCTCATCAGCATCAGCGCAGGTGTGCTTCTGTTCAGCCTGTTATGAGTCGCTACAGGATTACATGATGGGTTCATTCTAAATTCATTAGTTCAATAATAATTTTTACACTTAAAATGTGGAAAGTTGGCcttgcattaaaaaaagcaaaattgttaatttaagaaaaataagtaaCATCAGGTTAAAAGACGAAAGTTACACGGCGTTTAAAACAAACCTTTGCTTTAAGTGTGCAGTGCTTATAAAAGATGTGTTAAAGTCACATCCACAGGACCAAAGGTCTAAGCTTTTATACCACGTTTAATGATGCACACCAAAGTAAAGAAGCTCTGCTTATGCTTAaggtaaatgtatttttcaagtTCTATCGTAAAATAGAAGAACCAGGTGTgaggaaaacattttatttaagtgACATAAAACATAACCTAAAGTTTCAGATCTATCTAAATAAACAGTTAATGAGCTGTCTCTTAGGTTTTCGGGGTTTTTTGTTAGGCTTCTTGTCTCTgttgtgttttaatttaaacttGGGCCCGTGTGAGATAAGCCAACAACACGGAAACATAAACCTAAACTAAAAACATACCTGTCATGACTGAAACTGAAACGTGACTGAAATGGGAAaaatacggtggccctgagaggccaaacggactgcaacttcagaaaacacctgcaaaaagaaaaacgctgcaaatagaaaaacgctgcaaaaagaaaaacgctgcaaatagaaaaacgctgcaaaaagactTACAGGTGCCAATTTTCATTCCCGTCGCTTCACGCTCAGCTGCTAACTGCCTCGGTGCGAGCTGGAGGAGATCTTTCAAATAAGTCAGAAGAACCACATCATCAGCAAACAGAGACATGAGGCCATGGAAGTGGAGACACTCCACCCTTCGACTGCGCCTGGAAAGAAAGGTTCTGAATTGAGGTGAGTTTGACACGTGCAGGAAACCAGTCTGACTTATGCTGGAAATGGACCCGAGCTCTCACTACAGCTGTACAGGGACGAGATAGCCTGACAATGGGCCCCGACACCCCCGTATTCCCAAAGCAAATCAGATCTATTTCTTTGGGAATGCGATCAGATCCAAGTCTACGATACATGTTTGTTGGATAAACTCCGACACTCCCTCAAATATTCTGCAGAGGACAAAGCGCTGTCAGACGGACCAAATAAAAACATAGGATACAAACTGGCTCTTAAAGTCATAAAATATCTTTTATAGTAAATACTTGCAGTAAATTTCCTAGATTATTGTTAGATGTGTTTCTTTCAAACAAAATGAATGATGTCCTTTTGTGGCACCGTTACAGGAACACGggttttacatttacacaacaaTCCCGGGCACGAACGCTGGCGCGGACGCATTAATCACCGCAGGAGTCTCGGACATGGCGGCCTGTTGACAGCTAAACCTTTAAGCTGTTCTTGGCCACACAAACACTGGGAACCATCGCACACATCCACGAGAACATCAACatgtaaacacaacacacagatTAATGATCACAACAGGAAATTACAGATTTCAGGTGTTTTTGCACCTGAGGTTGTTAGAGTTCACTTATCACTTATCACAGACAAACATGGCCACTGAAGCCACTGAAAGCTTCTTTAATTTCTctaagtaaaatataaaagatgaTTAAAATCAACAAGTCCGGGCAGATTCATGTGCGTGGCAGACTCCTGCAAAGCCTGATgtgagaaaagaaacatttagcCAGATCCTAACGAGCAGACAGGAAACTGAACTTCTGTTGGGGCTGTTTGGTTgggttttcctgttttttgagGCTCAATCTTCCCAAATTTTCCCTAATTTATCAAACAAAACCTGTTGACACACAGTAAGCCTGCAGCTTTCTGAGCCTTTGGAGCGCTGCCGGGATGCTAATCCGCACTACAGCACTTTTATTATAAAAGGCTGCTGAGTCACTCAGACATGTTTTCCAAACCAAATCCAAAATTACAGCTAGAAAAATCCCAAATCTGAAAACTAAACATTGTTTTCTCCATTTTCAGCATGAAAATCAGTCCTCTTTATACATGAACAGCTCAAACC
This window encodes:
- the LOC116335521 gene encoding forkhead box protein G1-like, yielding MEDVKDPPTVHRSSSFSIKSLLLPSKCERADSAMVAIHGAPCPSPGSDCEKSLDPPEVDSAASTLLEPEKPGKKNGKYDKPPFSYNALIMMAIRQSPEKRLTLNGIYEFIMKNFPYYREHKQGWQNSIRHNLSLNKCFVKVPRHYDDPGKGNYWMLDPSSDDVFIGGTTGKLRRRSATSRGKLAMKRGLRFAPLGLGINERSSNPLYWQLSPFLSLHHHHHHHPHYNGSSAGFLNQAAGYGSLLPAVEQLSNGELGRSLPLGLTNSYGMSSSPVGLLSGQPGYFVSGSQQPPHLPQGAPGFGGSPQALLSDSLRNSSLPAFSPGVSAGFPGVLSHQKRVTPNAFLN